TAACAGGCCAAGAAAGTGTCTTGATTTTAAGACGCCTATAGAAGTATTCTTTAATCAACCTGTTGCACTAAAGAGTTGAACCCGCATGACAATAATAGAGTTTCTGCTAAACTTTTCATGGTATCAGATTTTATTGAAGTCAATAGCCATAGTTGTTTTATGATATGCAAATATGAAGAGAGCAAATAAGTATATTTGAATAATGTGTCACTATTGCCGGTGTCAAAATGAAAGTGGGATGCCAAAATTGTGATTTTGTCGGTGAAGTTAATGAGAGTAGTATTACAGAAAGTGGCTTATCTCTAACATGTCCGAAATGCTCAAGGACAATATATATAAATAAAAGAGGATACACTAATATCTGCCACAATTGCGGATTTGAAAACATGCCTGGTGAAATTTATTGTAAAAGCTGTAAATCTCCTTTAGAAAAACCAAAAAGCTTCCTCGGAGATCCAGATGTCTATAAGCTTCATAAAATTGCCACATCTGAAATAAAGAATAAGAAAGTAGATTCTAACAAATTTATCTTTTTTAAAAAGAAAAGAGACCTTAATCAAAAAATAAAGGCTATGGAAACGTTTAAGACTATCTTTTCTGAGGCAATATCAGATGGTGTTTTGACTGATTTTGAAATAAAATATTTGAAGCTTTTTGCCGAAAAAAATGAAATTAGTTGGAAGGAAGCGATGGCTTTTGTAACAAGAGAAGCTAATTGTTTTGTAGAAAGTATATCAAAAACATATATTGAAGATGGTATTCTCGATGATGATGAAAAGAAAGATATTGAAAAAATTAGTAAAATACTAAAAATTGATCCAAATAGGATGATTAAAATTTATGAAGAATTGGACACACCTAAAAGAAAAGCGATAGAATTCTTTAAGAATAAATTTAAGGAATTTATTTCAGACGGAGTTTTAACAGCACAAGAAATGAATTATTTAAAAAGGTTCGTAAAAAAGTACAATTTAGATTGGGATGATATGATGATACTTGTAAGGGAAGATGCCCTTAATTTTGTTGAAAGCCTTGTAATAACTGCTTCGGAGGATAATGTAATTGATAGAAAAGAAGAAAAAGTTATAAATAAAGCAATGGATGTTTTAAAACTGGGAAAAGAAGAACGTGAAATAATAAAATACGATCTTTTGAAGGTTAAAGCTAAAGCATTAGAAATATTCGAAAATCTTTTTATAAAATCAATAGAAGATTACGAGTTGGACGACAATGAAATGAATCAGCTTATGAACGTGACGGAAAAATACGGTTTAAAATGGGGAGAAGCTTTAAAACAAATTGAAGAACCTGCAAAGGATTTCATTGAACAACTTTTACTATTCGCAAAACAGGATGGAAAAATCGAAAAAGAAGAAGAAAAAACAATTAAAAAAATGATGGAGTTTCTTAAAACCCAAGATGATTACAAAAAGGAAATTCAAAACGAGATAAAGAGAATTAAAAAAATTCAAAATATTAGAAAAGGAAATTTGACCCCATTGGATTTGAAACCTCCACCTGTTATTATAAAAAGCACTGAATTTTTTTACATATACGATCCATGTATATATATAAAAACCGATAAAAATAGAACAGAAACCACTGGTAAACTTGTTCTCACGAGTGACAGAGTTTTTTT
The DNA window shown above is from Candidatus Zymogenus saltonus and carries:
- a CDS encoding zinc-ribbon domain-containing protein translates to MKVGCQNCDFVGEVNESSITESGLSLTCPKCSRTIYINKRGYTNICHNCGFENMPGEIYCKSCKSPLEKPKSFLGDPDVYKLHKIATSEIKNKKVDSNKFIFFKKKRDLNQKIKAMETFKTIFSEAISDGVLTDFEIKYLKLFAEKNEISWKEAMAFVTREANCFVESISKTYIEDGILDDDEKKDIEKISKILKIDPNRMIKIYEELDTPKRKAIEFFKNKFKEFISDGVLTAQEMNYLKRFVKKYNLDWDDMMILVREDALNFVESLVITASEDNVIDRKEEKVINKAMDVLKLGKEEREIIKYDLLKVKAKALEIFENLFIKSIEDYELDDNEMNQLMNVTEKYGLKWGEALKQIEEPAKDFIEQLLLFAKQDGKIEKEEEKTIKKMMEFLKTQDDYKKEIQNEIKRIKKIQNIRKGNLTPLDLKPPPVIIKSTEFFYIYDPCIYIKTDKNRTETTGKLVLTSDRVFFLGKDKTKNTSFQFIYKSVFNLSYDSNSVFIDRQGKGRGYYRLSNPEIVYEILLFLTKKSNFLITQSDKEMSRHIPRDVQMEVFYRDGGKCVMCGADKYLEFDHIIPFSKGGANTVDNIQILCRACNQKKGSNI